From a single Cupriavidus taiwanensis LMG 19424 genomic region:
- a CDS encoding MlaD family protein — MMENKSHAFLAGVFTIGLAVLVLFAIFWFSSDHAVRVPYDLITRSTVNGLGPQADVKYRGLAVGKVESIKFDPQVPGQIIVRVNVNRETPITRTTYATLGFQGVTGIAYVQLDDSAAHDGAGASPPLPTSPRAVARIAMRPGFFEELEKRGDSLLTQAETLMGSLNDMFRGANRDELMAAIRSVRKTAEDYSRLSDSLAPAAQRLPKVAENLNATLESTRRLTQELANPNGTVMRTVDSVGRDLQGAAASVQSAAGTFHEETLPQLNGLARDARQTARSFERAAGQFNESPSSVLFGAPAPTPGPGEPGFSAAP; from the coding sequence ATGATGGAAAACAAGTCCCACGCCTTTCTCGCCGGCGTGTTCACCATCGGCCTGGCCGTGCTGGTGCTGTTCGCGATCTTCTGGTTCAGCAGCGACCACGCGGTGCGCGTGCCGTACGACCTGATCACCCGCTCGACCGTCAACGGCCTGGGCCCGCAGGCCGACGTCAAGTACCGCGGGCTGGCGGTGGGCAAGGTCGAGTCGATCAAGTTCGATCCGCAGGTGCCCGGCCAGATCATCGTGCGCGTCAACGTCAACCGCGAAACGCCGATCACCCGCACCACGTACGCCACGCTCGGCTTCCAGGGCGTGACCGGGATCGCATACGTGCAGCTCGATGACTCCGCCGCGCACGATGGCGCCGGCGCCTCGCCGCCGCTGCCGACCTCGCCCCGCGCGGTGGCGCGCATCGCCATGCGGCCCGGCTTCTTCGAGGAACTGGAAAAGCGCGGCGATTCGCTGCTGACCCAGGCCGAGACCCTGATGGGCTCGCTCAACGACATGTTCCGGGGCGCCAACCGCGACGAGCTGATGGCGGCGATCCGCTCGGTGCGCAAGACCGCCGAAGACTATTCGCGCCTGTCCGATTCGCTCGCGCCGGCGGCGCAGCGCCTGCCGAAAGTGGCCGAGAACCTGAACGCGACGCTGGAATCGACCCGGCGCCTGACGCAGGAACTGGCCAACCCCAACGGCACCGTGATGCGCACTGTCGACAGCGTCGGGCGCGACCTGCAGGGCGCGGCCGCGTCGGTGCAGTCGGCGGCGGGCACCTTCCACGAAGAGACCCTGCCGCAGCTCAACGGCCTCGCCCGCGACGCGCGCCAGACCGCGCGCAGCTTCGAGCGCGCCGCCGGCCAGTTCAACGAGAGCCCGAGCAGCGTGCTGTTCGGCGCGCCCGCGCCCACGCCAGGCCCGGGCGAGCCGGGCTTCAGCGCCGCACCGTAG
- a CDS encoding ABC transporter ATP-binding protein — MSAAPANANPPGAPQHAPQRTPVIEVRDLVKRFGKAVVHDHVNLDVYRGEVLSIVGGSGSGKTVLLRQIVGLERPTSGTIKVFGEDPARLRPAQLQALRSRWGLQFQRGALFSALSVIDNIALPLRELRALPDNLICQAALLKLQLVGLSARDADKMPSDLSGGMIKRVALARALSLEPELLFLDEPTAGLDPMASDDYVALIRELRRELGLTVVMITHDLDTLVALSDRVAVLADHKVIAAAPIPQVVKVDHPFIREYFLGERAQRALQALPRPGQPAAPPPGEA; from the coding sequence GTGAGCGCGGCGCCAGCGAACGCGAACCCGCCGGGCGCGCCGCAGCACGCGCCGCAGCGCACGCCGGTGATCGAGGTGCGAGACCTGGTCAAGCGCTTCGGCAAGGCAGTGGTGCACGACCACGTGAACCTGGACGTCTACCGCGGCGAGGTGCTGTCGATCGTCGGCGGCTCGGGCAGCGGCAAGACCGTGCTGCTGCGCCAGATCGTCGGGCTGGAGCGCCCCACCTCGGGCACCATCAAGGTGTTCGGCGAAGACCCGGCGCGGCTGCGCCCGGCACAGCTGCAGGCGCTGCGCAGCCGCTGGGGCCTGCAGTTCCAGCGCGGCGCGCTGTTCTCGGCGCTGTCGGTGATCGACAATATCGCGCTGCCGCTGCGCGAACTGCGCGCGCTGCCCGACAACCTGATCTGCCAGGCGGCGCTGCTCAAGCTGCAGCTGGTGGGGCTGTCCGCGCGCGATGCCGACAAGATGCCTTCGGACCTGTCCGGCGGCATGATCAAGCGCGTGGCGCTGGCGCGCGCGCTGTCGCTGGAACCCGAACTGCTGTTCCTGGACGAACCCACTGCCGGCCTGGACCCGATGGCGTCCGACGACTACGTCGCGCTGATCCGCGAGCTGCGCCGCGAACTGGGCCTGACCGTGGTCATGATCACGCACGACCTCGACACGCTGGTGGCCCTGTCCGACCGCGTCGCGGTGCTGGCCGACCACAAGGTGATCGCGGCCGCGCCGATCCCGCAAGTGGTGAAGGTGGACCACCCCTTCATCCGCGAGTATTTCCTGGGCGAGCGCGCCCAGCGCGCCCTGCAGGCGCTGCCCCGGCCCGGGCAGCCCGCGGCGCCGCCCCCTGGAGAAGCATGA
- a CDS encoding MlaE family ABC transporter permease: MERQTTPDFQITRGDGTVSVQLRGDWTALALAGCHQARQLRAQLHELAQAPDHAQWSLAGVERLDHIGGQLLWQAWNGALPQRLEASEGQRRVFARIAAVQDEGWKKHMVDRFNPVTLLGANVMSFGVQLGNGITMLGQLAFDLLRFARMPQRGPWREISANIYNVGYKALGITALVGFLIGIVLSYLSANQLRTFGASTFIVNILGMAVIRELGPVLAAILIAGRSGSAITAQIGVMRVTEELDAMRVMGISHGFRLIMPRVIALAIAMPLLVAWTDVMALAGGMLAARMQLGISATFFLRELPDAVPVANLWLGLGKGVVFGILIALTACHFGLRIKPNTQSLGEGTTASVVTAITIVILADAVFAILFKDVGL; this comes from the coding sequence TTGGAACGCCAGACGACGCCAGACTTCCAGATCACGCGCGGGGACGGAACCGTCAGCGTACAGCTGCGTGGCGACTGGACCGCGCTTGCGCTGGCCGGCTGCCACCAGGCGCGGCAGCTGCGCGCGCAACTGCACGAGCTGGCGCAGGCGCCGGACCACGCGCAATGGTCGCTGGCCGGGGTCGAACGGCTCGACCATATCGGCGGGCAGCTGCTGTGGCAGGCCTGGAACGGCGCGCTGCCGCAACGGCTCGAGGCCAGCGAGGGCCAGCGCCGCGTGTTCGCGCGCATCGCGGCGGTGCAGGACGAGGGCTGGAAAAAGCACATGGTGGACCGCTTCAACCCGGTCACCCTGCTCGGCGCCAACGTGATGTCGTTCGGCGTGCAACTGGGCAACGGCATCACCATGCTGGGCCAGCTGGCGTTCGACCTGCTGCGCTTCGCGCGCATGCCGCAGCGCGGCCCGTGGCGCGAAATCTCGGCCAACATCTACAACGTGGGCTACAAGGCGCTGGGGATCACGGCGCTGGTCGGCTTCCTGATCGGCATCGTGCTGTCGTACCTGTCGGCCAACCAGTTGCGCACCTTCGGCGCCAGCACCTTTATCGTCAACATCCTGGGCATGGCGGTGATCCGCGAGCTGGGGCCGGTGCTCGCCGCGATCCTGATCGCGGGGCGCTCGGGCTCGGCCATCACCGCGCAGATCGGCGTGATGCGCGTGACCGAAGAGCTCGACGCGATGCGCGTGATGGGGATCTCGCACGGCTTCCGGCTGATCATGCCGCGCGTGATCGCGCTGGCCATCGCCATGCCGCTGCTGGTGGCGTGGACCGACGTGATGGCGCTGGCCGGCGGCATGCTGGCCGCGCGCATGCAGCTGGGCATCAGCGCCACCTTCTTCCTGCGCGAGCTGCCCGACGCGGTGCCGGTAGCCAACCTGTGGCTGGGGCTGGGCAAGGGCGTGGTGTTCGGCATCCTGATCGCGCTGACCGCGTGCCACTTCGGGCTGCGCATCAAGCCCAACACCCAGAGCCTGGGCGAAGGCACCACGGCCTCGGTGGTGACCGCGATCACCATCGTGATCCTGGCCGACGCGGTGTTCGCCATCCTGTTCAAGGACGTGGGCCTGTGA
- a CDS encoding biotin--[acetyl-CoA-carboxylase] ligase, whose product MSWRIDAGALRAMLSPALRDWSLELVEETGSTNADLTARCRQAPWSDAGKLRLAYRQTAGRGRQGRPWQGQAGMTFSVALPLALAPARLSGLSLAVGLALAEALRDVAPALGARVGLKWPNDLQIDGRKLAGILIESVPAGPQRVWAVIGIGLNLVRDAQMEAALGRELAGVAEAMPGFDAGRDAPRLLAAVLERLAAMRADFLAHGFGPMARRWSAADAYRDQPVRLLHDGQVIAEGMARGVDEAGHLLLETPAGLERIASGELSLRPAPGQEGGA is encoded by the coding sequence ATGTCCTGGCGCATCGATGCCGGCGCGCTGCGCGCCATGCTGTCGCCGGCGCTGCGCGACTGGAGCCTGGAGCTGGTCGAGGAAACCGGCTCGACCAATGCCGACCTCACCGCGCGGTGCCGCCAGGCGCCGTGGTCCGATGCCGGCAAGCTGCGCCTGGCCTATCGCCAGACCGCCGGGCGGGGACGCCAGGGCCGGCCGTGGCAGGGGCAGGCCGGCATGACCTTCTCGGTGGCGCTGCCGCTGGCGTTGGCGCCGGCGAGGCTGAGCGGGCTGAGCCTGGCAGTGGGCCTGGCGCTGGCCGAGGCCCTGCGCGACGTCGCGCCGGCGCTGGGCGCGCGGGTGGGGCTGAAGTGGCCCAACGACCTGCAGATCGACGGCCGCAAGCTGGCCGGCATCCTGATCGAATCGGTGCCGGCGGGACCGCAGCGGGTCTGGGCGGTGATCGGCATCGGCCTGAACCTGGTGCGCGATGCGCAGATGGAAGCCGCGCTCGGCCGCGAGCTGGCGGGGGTGGCCGAGGCCATGCCGGGCTTCGACGCCGGACGCGATGCGCCGCGCCTGCTGGCCGCGGTGCTGGAGCGGCTGGCGGCGATGCGCGCGGACTTCCTCGCGCATGGCTTCGGGCCGATGGCGCGGCGCTGGTCCGCCGCCGATGCCTACCGCGACCAGCCGGTGCGGCTGCTGCACGACGGCCAGGTGATCGCCGAAGGCATGGCGCGCGGTGTCGACGAGGCCGGCCACCTGCTGCTCGAAACGCCCGCCGGTCTGGAACGCATCGCCAGCGGCGAGTTGTCGCTGCGGCCCGCTCCGGGCCAGGAAGGGGGCGCATGA
- a CDS encoding type III pantothenate kinase — protein sequence MNAPRLLVDIGNTRLKWAWCEAGAPLPASTGTTVLPTPWQHAGAVAHAADGALRTLAAELRALRAGGPMPSVWISNVAGPVIAAAVDAALADAFGGCAPVQWVRSAAAHGDLVNGYREPTQLGVDRWVGAVGAHRWLPRDTLLVVTAGTATTLDIVTVAAEGGARFEGGLILPGLALMLGTLARNTAQLPALDVGEAGSVAGAQRRWADNTHDAIAAGCLAAQAGAIERTWRALGERGDAARPPRCLLSGGARGALAGALAVPFEMHDNLVLLGLHAMAMADA from the coding sequence ATGAACGCGCCACGCCTGCTGGTCGATATCGGCAATACCCGGCTCAAGTGGGCATGGTGCGAAGCCGGTGCGCCGCTGCCCGCCAGCACCGGCACCACGGTGCTGCCCACGCCGTGGCAGCACGCCGGCGCGGTGGCGCATGCCGCGGACGGTGCGCTGCGGACCCTGGCCGCCGAGCTTCGCGCGCTGCGCGCCGGCGGGCCGATGCCGTCGGTGTGGATCAGCAACGTGGCGGGGCCGGTGATCGCCGCCGCCGTCGACGCCGCGCTGGCCGACGCCTTCGGCGGCTGCGCGCCGGTGCAATGGGTGCGCAGCGCCGCCGCGCATGGCGATCTCGTCAACGGCTATCGCGAACCTACCCAACTGGGCGTCGACCGCTGGGTCGGCGCCGTCGGCGCGCACCGCTGGCTGCCGCGCGACACGCTGCTGGTGGTGACCGCCGGCACCGCTACCACGCTGGATATCGTCACCGTGGCGGCGGAAGGCGGCGCGCGCTTCGAAGGCGGGCTGATCCTGCCGGGGCTGGCGCTGATGCTGGGCACGCTGGCACGCAATACGGCGCAGCTGCCGGCGCTGGATGTCGGCGAGGCCGGCAGCGTGGCGGGCGCGCAGCGGCGCTGGGCCGACAACACCCACGACGCCATTGCCGCCGGCTGCCTGGCGGCGCAGGCCGGCGCGATCGAGCGCACCTGGCGCGCGCTGGGCGAGCGCGGCGATGCTGCGCGCCCGCCGCGCTGCCTGCTGTCAGGCGGGGCCCGTGGCGCGCTGGCCGGGGCGCTCGCGGTGCCCTTCGAGATGCACGATAATCTGGTGCTGCTCGGCCTGCATGCGATGGCCATGGCCGACGCGTAA
- the rfaE2 gene encoding D-glycero-beta-D-manno-heptose 1-phosphate adenylyltransferase yields the protein MSVPAFESKLTPADDPAVLAARIAALPRPLVFTNGVFDILHRGHATYLAQARALGASLVVGVNSDASVKMLGKGDDRPLNHESDRMALLAALASVDLVAMFREQTPVELIRLVRPDIYVKGGDYDIDTLEETRLVRSWGGQAYAIPFLHDRSTTKLLTKVRQAG from the coding sequence ATGTCCGTACCCGCCTTCGAATCCAAGCTGACTCCCGCCGACGATCCCGCCGTGCTGGCCGCGCGCATCGCCGCGCTGCCGCGCCCGCTGGTGTTTACCAACGGCGTCTTCGACATCCTGCATCGCGGCCATGCCACCTACCTGGCGCAGGCGCGCGCGCTCGGCGCCAGCCTGGTGGTCGGCGTCAACAGCGATGCCTCGGTGAAGATGCTGGGCAAGGGCGACGACCGTCCGCTCAACCATGAATCTGACCGCATGGCGCTGCTGGCCGCGCTGGCGTCGGTCGACCTGGTGGCGATGTTCCGCGAACAGACGCCGGTGGAGCTGATCCGCCTGGTGCGCCCCGACATCTACGTCAAGGGCGGCGACTACGATATCGACACGCTGGAAGAAACCCGGCTGGTGCGCAGCTGGGGCGGCCAGGCCTACGCCATCCCCTTCCTGCACGACCGCTCGACCACCAAGCTGCTGACCAAGGTGCGCCAGGCCGGCTGA
- a CDS encoding ferritin family protein translates to MLYPELFKSLEAVRWHMDKDIPWESFDATMLTDDQAKTIRMNAITEWSALPATEMFLRDNRHDSDFSAFMSIWFFEEQKHSLVLMEYLRRFRPDLVPTEEELHAVRFEFDPAPPLETLMLHFCGEIRLNHWYRRAAEWHTEPVIKHIYRTLSQDEARHGGAYLRYMKKYLAQFGDSARAAFAKIGVLMASARRTEKPLHPTNLHVNKALFPNDTVQSRLPDPDWLEHWLDEQIRFDEGWEKKVIERILHNMSLLFERTFETVQDLNRYRKELNASLQGAGAARPAQA, encoded by the coding sequence ATGCTCTACCCCGAACTGTTCAAATCGTTGGAAGCCGTCCGCTGGCACATGGACAAGGACATCCCCTGGGAGTCCTTCGACGCCACCATGCTGACGGACGACCAGGCCAAGACCATTCGCATGAATGCGATCACGGAATGGTCCGCCCTGCCCGCGACCGAGATGTTCCTGCGCGACAACCGCCACGACTCTGACTTTTCGGCGTTCATGAGCATCTGGTTCTTCGAGGAACAGAAGCACTCGCTGGTGCTGATGGAGTACCTGCGCCGCTTCCGGCCGGACCTGGTACCGACCGAGGAAGAACTGCACGCGGTGCGCTTCGAGTTCGATCCGGCGCCGCCGCTGGAAACGCTGATGCTGCATTTCTGCGGCGAGATCCGCCTGAACCACTGGTACCGCCGTGCCGCCGAATGGCACACCGAACCGGTGATCAAGCACATCTACCGCACCCTGTCGCAGGACGAAGCCCGCCACGGCGGCGCGTACCTGCGCTACATGAAGAAGTACCTGGCGCAGTTCGGCGACAGCGCGCGCGCGGCCTTCGCCAAGATCGGCGTGCTGATGGCATCGGCGCGCCGCACCGAGAAGCCGCTGCACCCGACCAACCTGCACGTCAACAAGGCGCTGTTCCCCAACGACACGGTACAGTCGCGCCTGCCTGACCCGGACTGGCTCGAGCACTGGCTGGACGAGCAGATCCGCTTCGACGAAGGCTGGGAGAAGAAGGTCATCGAACGGATCCTGCACAACATGTCGCTGCTGTTCGAACGCACCTTTGAAACCGTGCAAGACCTGAACCGCTACCGCAAGGAGCTGAACGCGAGCCTGCAAGGCGCCGGCGCGGCCCGGCCGGCGCAAGCCTGA
- a CDS encoding patatin-like phospholipase family protein, whose amino-acid sequence MHRDSLPLPPAAPASGPNPAATALIMMGGGARAAYQAGVLNGVARIAARLGKVQAALPFGIIAGTSAGAINGAGLAIHAGDFQAATQSLGALWHSIHADEVYRTDVLRVGVSGARWLSTLALGWVTQRRAPRALFDNTPLGSMLGELFEPARVQASLDSGALQAFAVTALSYSTGRHVTFYQSHHRIHPWHRSQRIAVPAQITVDHLLASSSIPFLFPAMPLELDGHHEWFGDGTMRQMSPLSPAIHLGASRILAIGAASRQRSGWFDTMPGGGYPSLAQVGGQALASIFLDGLNADLERLQHINRLLARMPEVAGDREGWRPVQVMTVAPSEPIEAIAAEHQKQLPRTVRALLAPLGGTEARGAAFASYLLFEPAFTQALIALGERDAAAQADELAAFLYGVVPGTAPAAPGAGDRAAEQAVSP is encoded by the coding sequence ATGCATCGCGATTCCCTGCCGCTGCCCCCCGCGGCGCCCGCCTCCGGTCCCAACCCCGCGGCCACCGCCCTGATCATGATGGGCGGCGGCGCCCGCGCCGCCTACCAGGCCGGCGTGCTCAACGGCGTGGCGCGCATCGCCGCGCGCCTCGGCAAGGTGCAGGCGGCGCTGCCGTTCGGCATCATCGCGGGCACCTCGGCCGGGGCCATCAACGGCGCGGGGCTGGCCATCCACGCGGGCGACTTCCAGGCCGCCACGCAGAGCCTCGGCGCGCTCTGGCACAGCATCCATGCCGACGAGGTCTACCGCACCGATGTGCTGCGCGTGGGGGTGTCGGGGGCGCGCTGGCTGTCGACGCTGGCCCTGGGCTGGGTCACGCAGCGGCGCGCGCCGCGCGCCCTGTTCGACAACACCCCGCTGGGCAGCATGCTGGGCGAGCTGTTCGAGCCAGCGCGGGTGCAGGCAAGCCTGGACAGCGGCGCGCTGCAGGCGTTCGCGGTCACGGCGCTGTCGTACAGCACCGGGCGCCATGTGACCTTCTACCAGTCGCACCACCGCATCCATCCGTGGCACCGCAGCCAGCGCATCGCGGTGCCGGCGCAGATCACGGTGGACCACCTGCTGGCATCGTCATCGATTCCGTTCCTGTTCCCGGCCATGCCGCTGGAGCTGGACGGCCACCACGAGTGGTTCGGCGACGGGACCATGCGCCAGATGTCGCCGCTGTCGCCGGCGATCCACCTGGGCGCCTCGCGCATCCTGGCGATCGGCGCGGCCTCGCGGCAGCGCTCGGGCTGGTTCGACACCATGCCCGGCGGCGGCTATCCGTCGCTGGCGCAGGTGGGCGGGCAGGCGCTGGCCAGCATCTTCCTCGACGGCCTGAACGCCGACCTCGAACGGCTGCAGCATATCAACCGGCTGCTCGCACGCATGCCCGAGGTCGCCGGCGACCGCGAAGGCTGGCGCCCGGTGCAGGTCATGACGGTAGCGCCCAGCGAGCCGATCGAGGCCATTGCCGCCGAACACCAGAAGCAGTTGCCCCGCACCGTGCGCGCGCTGCTGGCGCCGCTGGGCGGCACCGAGGCGCGCGGCGCCGCCTTCGCCAGCTACCTGCTGTTCGAGCCGGCCTTCACGCAGGCGCTGATCGCGCTGGGCGAGCGCGACGCCGCGGCCCAGGCCGACGAGCTGGCGGCCTTCCTCTACGGCGTCGTGCCGGGCACGGCGCCCGCGGCCCCGGGGGCGGGAGACCGGGCCGCCGAGCAAGCCGTTTCCCCCTGA
- a CDS encoding PhaM family polyhydroxyalkanoate granule multifunctional regulatory protein: MFGQIPDFTNGFDFMRRLWGGGAGMPAGLMPGLQAMTPPMDLEDLDKRIADLKAVESWLQLNTNLLRTTIQGLEVQRATLVALQTFGNALSPEAMQSAMENVARAANAPSAEAPQRTGADTGSGGGAPAEPPAAEPAQAAADEGDAADAAPAPNAALWWDMLQQQFNQIASSAAAASMVPFGMGGFGATGAAAAAAPAGAAQAAPETPKPAAAGKAPSAGTARPAAKKAPAKKAAARKSANAKPARKDSEGGEGSGNGSNNGAGGSVTN, translated from the coding sequence ATGTTCGGACAGATTCCCGATTTCACCAACGGCTTCGACTTCATGCGCAGGCTCTGGGGCGGCGGCGCCGGCATGCCCGCCGGCCTGATGCCCGGTCTGCAGGCCATGACGCCGCCGATGGACCTGGAAGACCTCGACAAGCGCATCGCCGACCTGAAGGCGGTGGAAAGCTGGCTGCAGCTCAATACCAACCTGCTGCGCACCACCATCCAGGGCCTGGAAGTGCAGCGCGCCACGCTGGTGGCGCTGCAGACCTTCGGCAACGCCCTGTCGCCCGAGGCGATGCAGTCGGCGATGGAAAACGTCGCGCGCGCGGCCAACGCGCCCAGCGCCGAGGCGCCGCAACGCACCGGCGCCGATACCGGCAGCGGCGGCGGCGCGCCGGCCGAGCCGCCGGCGGCCGAGCCCGCCCAGGCGGCTGCCGATGAAGGCGATGCGGCCGATGCCGCCCCGGCGCCCAACGCCGCGCTGTGGTGGGACATGCTGCAACAGCAGTTCAACCAGATTGCCAGCAGTGCCGCCGCGGCCAGCATGGTGCCGTTCGGCATGGGCGGCTTTGGCGCTACCGGTGCTGCCGCCGCTGCCGCGCCAGCGGGCGCCGCGCAGGCCGCCCCAGAGACACCGAAACCCGCCGCAGCAGGCAAGGCGCCTTCGGCCGGCACCGCCAGGCCTGCCGCGAAGAAGGCGCCGGCGAAGAAGGCGGCTGCCCGGAAATCGGCCAATGCCAAACCGGCCCGGAAGGACAGCGAGGGCGGCGAGGGCAGCGGCAACGGCAGCAACAACGGCGCCGGGGGCAGCGTCACCAACTGA
- a CDS encoding enoyl-CoA hydratase/isomerase family protein, whose protein sequence is MTTSTADTAALSPRYARYRALTLRRHGPILEIVMGAAQSANQKLATADANMHRELAEIWRDVSADPDVRVALIRGEGKGFSAGGDLALVEDMANDFDTRTRVWHEARDLVYNVINCDKPVVSAMHGPAVGAGLVAGLLADISIAAKTARIVDGHTRLGVAAGDHAAIVWPLLCGMAKAKYYLMLCESVSGEEAERIGLVSLAVDEDELVARAFEVANRLAAGSQSAIRWTKYALNNWLRMAGPAFDTSLALEFMGFAGPDVHEGMASLREKRPPQFR, encoded by the coding sequence ATGACCACTTCCACCGCTGATACCGCCGCCCTGTCCCCGCGCTACGCGCGCTACCGCGCGCTGACCCTGCGCCGCCACGGCCCGATCCTCGAAATCGTCATGGGCGCGGCCCAGTCGGCCAACCAGAAGCTGGCCACCGCGGACGCCAACATGCACCGCGAGCTGGCCGAAATCTGGCGCGACGTCTCCGCCGATCCCGACGTGCGCGTGGCGCTGATCCGCGGCGAGGGCAAGGGCTTTTCCGCCGGCGGCGACCTGGCGCTGGTCGAGGACATGGCCAACGACTTCGACACCCGCACCCGGGTCTGGCACGAGGCGCGCGACCTGGTCTACAACGTCATCAATTGCGACAAGCCGGTGGTCTCGGCGATGCACGGCCCGGCCGTCGGCGCCGGGCTGGTGGCGGGCCTGCTGGCCGATATCTCGATCGCGGCGAAGACCGCGCGCATCGTCGACGGCCATACCCGGCTGGGCGTGGCCGCGGGCGACCATGCCGCGATCGTGTGGCCGCTGCTGTGCGGAATGGCCAAGGCCAAGTACTATCTGATGCTGTGCGAGTCGGTCAGCGGCGAAGAGGCCGAGCGGATCGGCCTGGTCTCGCTGGCGGTGGATGAGGACGAACTGGTGGCGCGCGCCTTCGAGGTGGCCAACCGGCTGGCCGCGGGATCGCAGAGCGCGATCCGCTGGACCAAGTACGCCCTCAACAACTGGCTGCGCATGGCCGGCCCCGCTTTCGATACCTCGCTGGCGCTCGAATTCATGGGTTTTGCCGGCCCCGACGTGCACGAAGGCATGGCGAGCCTGCGCGAAAAGCGGCCGCCTCAGTTCAGGTAA